Below is a genomic region from Mucilaginibacter auburnensis.
TAATATAACCCTCATGTGATATGGTTATAACAACGTCTTCGTCTTCAATGAAATCTTCCGTTTGCATTTCGGCAGATGAGTGTACAATTTCAGTTTTACGCTCATCACCGTATTTATCTTTTATCTCTGATAGCTCATCTTTAATGATCTGCATTCGCATACCTTCATCGTTTAAGATGGCAGTTAAATGCTCAATCAGTTTCATTAAAGCGGCATATTCTTCTTTGATCTTATCGCGCTCAAGTCCTGTTAACCTGCGCAATGTCATATCTAATATGGCTCGTGCTTGCAGGTCAGTTAGTCCAAACTGGCTGATCAACCCCTCACGGGCTTCATCCGGTGTTTGAGATGCACGAATTAATTTGATCACCTCATCAAGGTGGTCAAGCGCTATTAATAAACCCTCTAATATATGCGCCCGTTTTTCTGCCTCGGCTAACTCAAACTTGGTACGGCGTATTACTACTTCATGGCGGTGCTCAACAAAATGGTGGATCAAATCCTTCAAGTTAAGCAGCATCGGTCTGCCATGAACAAGCGCGATGTTATTTACGCTAAACGAAGTTTGAAGTGCCGTATATTTGAATAGGTTATTTAATACAATTGAAGCGTTTGCATCGCGGCGTATTTCATAAACTATCCGAATGCCCTCGCGGTTGGATTCATCACGAATAGCTGATATGCCTTCTAACTTTTTCTCGTTAACCAGGTCGGCAGTACGCTCAATCATGTTAGCTTTGTTTACCTGGTAAGGTATTTCGCTAACTATAATACGTTCTCTATCTCCACCCCCATATGTTTCAATCTCCGCACGGGCACGTATAACTACACGGCCACGACCGGTTTCCAATGCTTCTCGCGGGCCTTCTGTCCCGTAAATAATTGCTCCGGTAGGGAAATCAGGTCCCTTTACATATTTTACAAGCTCACTTATCTCAATATCACGGTTGTCAATTAAGGCAATTGTAGCATCAATAACTTCTGATAAGTTGTGCGGTGCCATATTAGTGGCCATACCTACAGCAATACCCGATGCACCATTAACCAGCAGGTTTGGGAATTTCGAAGGCAATACCGTTGGCTCTTCTAACGAATCGTCAAAGTTCAATTGGAAGTCAATGGTATCTTTGTTGATATCAGCCAACAACTCTTCGGCCATTTTTTCTAAACGGGCCTCGGTATAACGCATAGCCGCCGGGTTGTCACCATCAATGGTACCATAGTTACCCTGGCCTTCAACCAACGGGTAGCGTAAGCTGAAATCCTGAGCCATACGTACCATAGTGTCATATACCGACGAGTCACCATGAGGGTGGTACTTACCCATTACCTCACCCACAATACGGGCTGATTTTTTGTAGGGTTTATTGTTGTTAAGTCCAAGATCTAACATGCCAAAAAGCACACGTCTGTGAACAGGTTTTAAGCCGTCACGAACATCAGGCAGTGCTCTTGATACGATAACCGACATTGAATAATCAATGTAGGCCGATCGCATTTCCTCATCAATATTTATCGAAATTATTTTGTCTTCGTTATTGGTATTATCGTTCTCTATTCCTTCAGCCATTTTATTCTTTTAGCAAGTTTCTTCTACAATTTAGGATGCGCAGCACACTTGTTTATGCGACCTGCGAAGTTAAGAATTTAGTTGATTTCTCCTATTCTATTTGGTAACAAATTAGGTGTACAGCGGAGTGTTTGAACTGAATTTTACTTTACTTTTTTCCAAAAGTCTTCAACCTCAATTCCGTTGGGTAATTTGCCTTTTAAAAAAAGTGTATCGTTTTTAATAGTGTAGCTATAGTGTATGAGTTTTCCGGTTAAAAAAGATGGTTGCAAGCTGTAAGTCTGAGTTTCAAAGCATGAATCGGCTGTTAGCGAATAATCACCCGATTCGTATTTTAAGGGCTTCTCTCCTTTCTCTAACAAAAAGGCTTCGAACTTATCTTTAGTGTATACGCGCTGCTGTGAGTAATCTTTGGGTGCCGAATAGAATTTACCGCCACTCATTCCGCCTGCGTACTGCCAGGTTCCCTTTAGCGATGATATCTTAACAAATGATGATAACACCAAAACGGTGATTATCACAGATAAACTTTTACGCATGCCTTAAATCCAGTTAATATCCTTTTTTAGCAATGAAAGCGTTTTTTCTTCTTCACTACCTGGCTCGGCCTCGTAGTTGTATTCCCACTTTGCTGTAGGCGGCAAACTCATTAAAATAGACTCGATACGCCCGTTGGTTTCCAAGCCAAATTTTGTGCCTGCATCATAAACTAAATTGAACTCTACATAACGGCTTCTGCGTTGGTACTGCCATAATTGTTGTTGCTCAGTGAATACTTCGTTACGATGGCGATTAACCAGCTCGATATAGGTAGGCGCAAATATGCGACCTAAGGCTTTAGAAAACTCAAACACCTCCTCCCAGCTTAAATTGTCATTAGCGGTAAGCCTGTCGTAAAATATACCACCAATACCGCGGGTTTCGTCGCGGTGTTTTATGTAGAAATAACTATCGGCCCATGCTTTGAATTTAGCATAAAAATCAGCGTTGAACCTGTCGCAAACTACTTTGAGCTGACCATGAAAAAAGCGCGCGTCTTCTTCAATAACATAATGAGGCGTAAGGTCAATCCCGCCACCAAACCAACGCACAGGCTCTTGCCCTTCCGGAGTATTAAGCATTTCAAAGTACCGTATATTCATATGAATTATAGGTACCAGCGGATGGTTAGGATGAATTACAATAGATACGCCTGTAGCGAAAAAATCATCGCTATCCACTTTTAGCGCCTTCTTCATTACTTCCGGTAGTTTACCATGAACAGCTGAGAAATTTACACCGCCTTTTTCAAGAATATTGCCGTTTTGGATAACCCTTGTGCGGCCTCCACCTCCACCCTCGCGTTCCCAAAGTTCTTCTTCAAATTTGCTTTTGCCATCCAGGTTTTCGAGCGCCAGACAGATCTCGTCTTGTATAGCCTTATAATCTGCCGCTATCTGTTCTTTGTTGATCATTGTCGCAAAAATGCGTTTTATTTATAACAGACGCAAAATCTCAGCTCAGTTGTGTGTAAAAGTTGGCTTAGCTAATTATAAATAGTTTCTATATAAACTCGTCAATATAGTTCAGATCTTTTCCGAAAGTTTCCTTTAGCTGACTTAACGAAAAAAGGGAAATTGCGGTAAGTATACCCATCATAATAAATCCCGCATTGATCATTCCAAACTCACCTTTAAAGTAAAGAAACGCCCATGTTATAGGAATTAGTGCGCCACGTACAAAATTGGGCACGGTTGTAGTTACGGTTGCGCGCAGATTAGTACCAAACTGTTCTGATGCAATGGTTACAAATGTGGCCCAATAGCCAACCGTGCATCCCATAAAAAAGCATATCCACAAAAATTTGGTGCTGTCCATACCTGTTGATGTGAGGTAAATTGCCACGCTTACTACCGAAATAAGTAAAAACACCAGCATAGTTAAACGCCTTGAGCGTGTAGCTTGTGCCAGCAAACCAGCTGCTAAGTCGCCAACAGAAATTCCTATGTAAGTATACAACACGCCGTCGCCGGCACTAAGTACATCTTTAGCTTTTAAAGCTATTCCAAATTCAGGCGATAGTGTTACCAATATTCCTACCACAAACCATAACGGCGCTCCTAAAAATATGCAGTATACATATTTTAAGAAGCGTTTACGATCTGTAAATAAGCTCAAAAAATTCCCTCTTGATACGTCGCTCTTCTCTGCATCCTTAAACATGCCCGATTCAAATGTTCCCGCGCGAAGTAATAGTAATAATAAACCGAGACCACCGCCAACAAAATAGGCGTTTTGCCAACCGAAATTTTTAGCAACTATGTTGGCTAGCACGGCGCCAAAAAGCCCTACCACGGCCACTATCATGGTGCCGTAACCCCGGTTCTCCTTACTCATGGTTTCACTTACCAGGGTAATCCCTGCACCTAACTCACCGGCCAAACCTATGCCCGCAAAAAAGCGAACAGCAGCATAGGTATTAACATCCTGCACAAAACCATTGGCAAAATTGGCAATGGAATAAAGCAAAATTGAACCAAAAAGTACTTTTATACGGCCCATTTTATCACCAACTATACCCCAAACTATACCGCCTAAAAGCAAGCCAAACATCTGCACATTGATAATGAATGTACCGCTACTGGTAATGTCAGCAGGGTTAGTAATACCAATGCCTTTCAAACTTTCAACCCTTACAATTGAAAAAATAAGAAGGTCATAAATGTCAACAAAGTAGCCTAATGCAGCTACAATCACTAAAAAAATAACGTTTCGGTTGCCTGCGCGGGCAGCTGTTGTGGCCATAAGTGGTCGCTATAATTGGTGCGCTAAAGTAGTTTAATTTGTATTTTTTTTATTTAAAAGGCAAAAAAAAAACCTCTGCGTTAACACAGAGGTTTTTTGATAAGTACGGTAAACTATATTTTTTTTACGTTTACAGCCTGCAATCCTTTTCTTCCTTCTTCCACATCGTATTGTACGCTGTCGTTATCTTTGATAGCATTTACGCCGCCTTGTACATCCTTAAAGTGAACAAAAAGGTCTTTACCTTCTTCGGTGATAATAAAACCGAAACCTTTTTGTGTGTTAAACCATTTTACTTTTCCAGTTTTCATAATTTAGTATTGTATTAAAAATTAACTTTTAAGATATATAATAAGCCAAACTGAATTACAAATGGTATTAATAATCAGTGGAATAACTATACTCTGCTTTTTCCAAATATAATAAATAATTTATTTAAGCAAATAAATTATTTATTAGGCTGAGGAGTTAAGCGCAGGTATGGTTTTACCTCACGGAAACCTTTAGGAAACTTAGCCGGAATATCTTCGGTTTTAATAGCCGGTACCACTACTACATCTTCGCCTTCTTTCCAGTTGGCTGGTGTTGCTACGCTATAGTAGGCAGTTAATTGAAGAGAGTCAATCACCCTTAAAATCTCCTGGAAATTTCTGCCTGTTGATGCAGGATAAGTGATTATCAATTTAATGGCTTTATCTGGCCCAATGATAAATAACGACCGTACGGTTGCATTTACAGACGCATTGGGATGGATCATATCATATGCTTCTGAAATCTTACGGTCTTCATCAGCTACAATTGGAAAATCAACCTCTACGCCTTGTGTTTCATTAATATCCTTAATCCAGCCATGATGAGATTCAACCGAATCTACGCTCAATGCCAAAACTTTAACATTGCGTTTAGCAAACTCCTCCTTCAATGCAGCCGTAGCTCCCAGTTCTGTTGTACAAACCGGTGTATAATCGGCAGGGTGCGAAAACAATACTCCCCAGCCATCGCCAAGGTATTCATATAAGTCAATCTCTCCTATTGAAGTTTGTGCCCGAAAGTTGGGGGCTTTATCGCCTAATCTTAAGCTCATAATTATATTTATTTAGATGTTGTGTTTAAAATCAAAATAAAGTTACGGCGATTGATGGAATAAACAACAGTGCTAACAAAAAAAATCTACTATTTACATAGACATTACATAAATTTAGTAAATGTCACTCATCTAATAATTAGCAACATTTAAGTTACATGTTGTATGTAAAACTAATAGCACTTACCTTTAGTATTACAATTACATTAATAAACCGAAAAAGATGAAAAAATTATTATTAGTAAGCGCCTTTGTTTTAGGCGTTAGCGCGGTAAGCTTTGCGCAAGGCAGAATGGGAGGTACACCAGACCAGCAGGTTGAGCGTTTAAAAACACAAATTGCAGGTATAACTGATGCCCAGGCAGCTAAGATCAAAGTTGTTTATGAAACACAAGCTAAAAGCCGTGATAGCTTAATGCAAGCTGGTGGTGATATGCAGGCTAACATGGCTACTTTCATGAAAATGCGTGAAACTGCCAACGCTAAAATAAAAGCTGTATTAACTCCTGAGCAAGCAACTGCTTTCCAAAAACAAGTTGATGAGCAAGCTGCTCAGATGCGTCAAAGAATGGGCAACTAAACAATTGATTAAAAATGAAAAAATTATTATTAGTTGGAGCTTTTGTATTGGGCTTTAGTGTAGTGAGCCTTGCACAAGGACCCCCTACTCCAGAAGAGCGTGTTGCAGCTTTAAAGACTTCTTTGTCATTGAATGATGCACAAGTTGCCAAAGCAAAAGTTATTTATGATGCACAAGGCAAAAGCATGGATAGCCTTATGAGCAGTGCAAACGGTGATTTTCAGTCAGCTATGCCTAAGTTTGTAAAAATCATGGAAAGCACAAACACTAAGATCAAAGCAATATTAACACCCGAACAACAACCTGCTTTTCAAAAACAGGTAGACGCTATGAATGAGCGTTTTAAACAAATGGGCGGTAACTAATAAGCACTTGCATACATTTAAAAGCCTCGGGTTTACCGGGGCTTTTTTTATTTTAGCCAAAATTTATTGTATTGAGCGCAGCAGAAAGATTTATGCAGAACAGACTGTCTGAAAGGCAGCAGGCAGGTAATTTAAGAGCTTTAAAACCGGAAGGTAACCTTATAGACTTTTGCTCAAATGATTACCTGGGATTTGCCCGCTCAACAGAACTTAAACGATTAATCGAACAAGAGTGCAATACCAACGGTGTATTAAACGGATCAACGGGGTCAAGATTAATATCCGGCAATCTAAAATATACAGAAGAACTTGAATCAAGTATTGCTGTCAGTGTGGAGGCAGAAGCCGCGTTACTGTTCAACTCTGGCTATGATGCGAACATTGGGCTCCTCTCCTGCTTGCCTCAACGCGGTGACACAGTTATTTGTGATGAGTTGATTCATGCTTCGGCAATTGACGGCGTACGCCTAAGCAATGCCAACCGATATACTTTTGAGCATAACAATTTAGATAGCCTTGAAAGCAAACTTAAAAATGCTAAAGGTTTGTGCTATGTGGTTATTGAGAGCGTTTATTCAATGGACGGTGATACCCCTCCCCTTATGGAGTTAATTAACCTAACCCAAAAGTACAACGCACATTTAATAGTTGATGAAGCCCATGCTTTTGGTCTTTTCAAAAAAGGTTTAGTTGCAGAACTTGGTCTTGAAGAGCATGTTTTTGCACGGATTGTTACGTTTGGAAAGGCGTTAGGCTGTCACGGGGCTGTGGTTGTGGGCAGCGCTGTGTTACGCCAATATCTGATTAATTTTGCACGATCATTCGTTTACACAACGGCAGCACCTTTTCATCAGATAGCGACCATTAAGGTTGCTATGGCCTTATTAGAACGATCTGAAAACATCACTGGAGCGTTAAAGAACAATATACAGTTATTTAAAACGCATCTAAATTTGCCGGCCGGAAGCATGCCGCATAGTAATAGCGCTATTCAATGTATTTTGTTAAATAACAACGACAAGGCCAGGACTATAGCTAACGCCCTCCAAGGTGCCGGTTTTGACGTAAGACCTATTTTTAGCCCCACAGTGCCAATAGGCAAAGAGCGCATACGCATTTGCTTGCATTCATTCAATAACGAAGAAGACATTATCAACTTAGCTAAAACTATAAATAAATTATATCATGAGTAAGCGTCCGTTATTTATTACCGGTATAGGCACAGGTGTTGGTAAAACTATTGTAGCTGCTATTTTAACAGAATCTCTTAAAGCTGACTACTGGAAACCCGTACAATCAGGCGATTTGGATAATAGTGACACCATGAAGGTACAAAGTCTTGTATCTAACAAAAAAACTGTATTTCACCCTGAGCGCTACCGTTTAACGCAACCGTATTCGCCTCATAAATCTGCGGATATTGATGGCGTGACTATAAATTTAAGTAGCTTTAAACTGCCTCAAACTGATAATACGCTTATTGTTGAGGGCGCTGGCGGTTTGATGGTTCCGTTAAATAACAAAGATCTGATGGTTGATCTGATAAAACAACTGGATGCAGAAGTAATAATGGTTGTACAACATTATTTGGGCAGCATTAATCATACATTGTTATCACTTTCACTACTATACTCAAAAAATATTACGATAAAGGCCATCATATTTAATGGCGATACCGACGAGTACTCGGAAAATGTCATAAAAGCTCATACTAAAGGAGAAACTATTATTCGTATTCCTCAACTTAGCGTGTTTGACAAGTCAACAATAGCAGCTCAAAAAATTGTATTTTAGAAGCTAAAATGAAAAACGTAGCGGTTATTGGTTCGGGAACAATGGGTAGTGGCATTGCACACACATTTGCTCAGCATGGGTACGAAGTTTTGTTGATTGATACCAACAGCCAGGCCCTTGAACGGGCGTTGAAAAATATCGCTTCCAATATGGACCGGCAAATAAGCAAAGGTTCTCTAACAGCAGATGAAAAAAATGCAGCATTACAACGTATCAAAACTTCAACTTTATTAACGGACATTACTGAAGAAACAGGATTAGTTATTGAAGCCGCCACTGAAAATAAAGATATCAAGCTTAACATTTTTAAGCAGTTAGATCATATCTGCTCAAGTGACATTATACTTGCTTCTAACACATCATCTATCTCCATAACCGAAATAGCGGCTATAACCCAAAATGCCCAACGCGTTGTGGGAATGCACTTTATGAATCCCGTTCCGCTGATGAAACTTGTTGAAGTTATACGCGGAAAAGGAACCTCTGATTGCGTTACTACTAAAGTAATGGATATTGCTCGCGCATTAGAGAAAGTGCCCGTGGAAGTTAATGATGCTCCTGGCTTTGTAGCTAACCGAATATTGATGCCAATGATCAATGAAGCTATTTATACCTTAGCGGAGGGGGTTTCAGGCGTAACAGAAATTGACCTGGTAATGAAGTTAGGCATGTCGCACCCTATGGGGCCGCTGCAACTGGCAGATTTTATAGGGCTTGATGTTTGTTTAGCTATAATGAATGTTTTGTATGATGGTTTTAATGCTGCTAAGTACGCTCCTTGTCCGCTTTTAGTTGATATGGTTGCTGCCGGGAACATGGGCATAAAATCCGGACTTGGCTTTTATGATTATTCAGAAAAATCAAAGGAACTCAGGGTATCTGCAAGATTTTTGTAATGTGAATAAAATGCCCTTTTATTATCGCTTGTTAAATAGTTAATTTACGCTAAAATAATTATGTGATGTAAAAGCAGGTTTTTGATGCATAATTGAAACCCCCAAGGCTTAAAAAACGTTTATAAGACTTTACATCGTTATCTGATAGATTTCGAAACAACACTATTAATGACTTTGCGGAAAAAAATTATACTACCGTTAATACTGATCATATTTCTTTACAGCAAAGTTGGGGCACAAACAATCTCAACGCAAGCCACTATATTACCAGAGTTATCTAAAGCAGATAATCTGCAGCGCCTTGTTGATACTGCAATAAAGAACTATCCACGCGTTCGTTATTTTCAAAACAGGGTAAGTGTGGCCTCTGCTAACGTATCAAAAGTAAAAGCCTCATGGCTGGATGCGTTAACCCTCTCCTATGTTTATCAACCGTCTGATCCAACTATCAATCCGGTAAATCCAACAAGTACTTATTTTAAAGGGTTACAGGCAGGTGTATTTTTAAATGTTGGTACGCTTGTGGCTAAACCATGGGCAGTAAAGCAAGCTAAACGAGAAGTTTTAGTACAACAAACAGAGCAGGAGGAGTATATTATAACGCTTAGCGCAGAGGTTAGAAGGCGTTACTACATGTATATCCAACGCGTCGGCGAGTTAAAATTGCAAATAAGAGCCGCAGAGGACACCGAGGCACAGTTAAAAGACGTAAAATATAAATTTGAAAAGGGCGAAGAAACTTTTGATAGTTACAGCAAAGTGCTTATACAATTTACAGAGCATCAGCAAACAAAAGTACAAGCGGAGGCAAATGTATTTATTGCCAAAGCCGACGTGGAAGAATTAATTGGTACAAATCTGGAAAACGTTATAAAATAGATGGATCTCAAGAGCTTTTTACGGGTATTACGAAAGCATAAATTCACTATTGTGATCGTTCCGGTTATTGCCGTAATTATCACTTATTTTCTTGTACGCAACCAGGCCGATTCCTATTTATCGCAAGCCAAAATTGCAACAGGTATAGTTGACCAAACACAAAAAGGTCTGGGTGATTTTGTGGGGATGCAAGAGTCTGAGATCAACCAGGAGTTTGCCAATTTAATAGAGATGATGCGTTCCAAGCGTATGCTTGATCAGGTTGGGTACAAACTAATGATACACGACCTTACTAATGCCAGTCCTTTCAGACAACAAAGTAAGCTTGTAGAAACCCTAAATAACGATGCTAAGAAGCATGCTGTTGAGGTTTATACCGAAATGTATAAAAAAAGACAAGCGCTATCTTCATTTAATCCTGATCAGGACGGCTTGATCAAGCTAATGTCGTCCATGAAGTATGACGATAAATCGTTATTGGATAAAATACAGGTTTATCGGCTACAAAACAGTGATTACATAAGCGTTCAG
It encodes:
- a CDS encoding TolC family protein produces the protein MTLRKKIILPLILIIFLYSKVGAQTISTQATILPELSKADNLQRLVDTAIKNYPRVRYFQNRVSVASANVSKVKASWLDALTLSYVYQPSDPTINPVNPTSTYFKGLQAGVFLNVGTLVAKPWAVKQAKREVLVQQTEQEEYIITLSAEVRRRYYMYIQRVGELKLQIRAAEDTEAQLKDVKYKFEKGEETFDSYSKVLIQFTEHQQTKVQAEANVFIAKADVEELIGTNLENVIK
- a CDS encoding peroxiredoxin, yielding MSLRLGDKAPNFRAQTSIGEIDLYEYLGDGWGVLFSHPADYTPVCTTELGATAALKEEFAKRNVKVLALSVDSVESHHGWIKDINETQGVEVDFPIVADEDRKISEAYDMIHPNASVNATVRSLFIIGPDKAIKLIITYPASTGRNFQEILRVIDSLQLTAYYSVATPANWKEGEDVVVVPAIKTEDIPAKFPKGFREVKPYLRLTPQPNK
- a CDS encoding aminotransferase class I/II-fold pyridoxal phosphate-dependent enzyme, giving the protein MQNRLSERQQAGNLRALKPEGNLIDFCSNDYLGFARSTELKRLIEQECNTNGVLNGSTGSRLISGNLKYTEELESSIAVSVEAEAALLFNSGYDANIGLLSCLPQRGDTVICDELIHASAIDGVRLSNANRYTFEHNNLDSLESKLKNAKGLCYVVIESVYSMDGDTPPLMELINLTQKYNAHLIVDEAHAFGLFKKGLVAELGLEEHVFARIVTFGKALGCHGAVVVGSAVLRQYLINFARSFVYTTAAPFHQIATIKVAMALLERSENITGALKNNIQLFKTHLNLPAGSMPHSNSAIQCILLNNNDKARTIANALQGAGFDVRPIFSPTVPIGKERIRICLHSFNNEEDIINLAKTINKLYHE
- the hemF gene encoding oxygen-dependent coproporphyrinogen oxidase, whose translation is MINKEQIAADYKAIQDEICLALENLDGKSKFEEELWEREGGGGGRTRVIQNGNILEKGGVNFSAVHGKLPEVMKKALKVDSDDFFATGVSIVIHPNHPLVPIIHMNIRYFEMLNTPEGQEPVRWFGGGIDLTPHYVIEEDARFFHGQLKVVCDRFNADFYAKFKAWADSYFYIKHRDETRGIGGIFYDRLTANDNLSWEEVFEFSKALGRIFAPTYIELVNRHRNEVFTEQQQLWQYQRRSRYVEFNLVYDAGTKFGLETNGRIESILMSLPPTAKWEYNYEAEPGSEEEKTLSLLKKDINWI
- a CDS encoding MFS transporter — its product is MATTAARAGNRNVIFLVIVAALGYFVDIYDLLIFSIVRVESLKGIGITNPADITSSGTFIINVQMFGLLLGGIVWGIVGDKMGRIKVLFGSILLYSIANFANGFVQDVNTYAAVRFFAGIGLAGELGAGITLVSETMSKENRGYGTMIVAVVGLFGAVLANIVAKNFGWQNAYFVGGGLGLLLLLLRAGTFESGMFKDAEKSDVSRGNFLSLFTDRKRFLKYVYCIFLGAPLWFVVGILVTLSPEFGIALKAKDVLSAGDGVLYTYIGISVGDLAAGLLAQATRSRRLTMLVFLLISVVSVAIYLTSTGMDSTKFLWICFFMGCTVGYWATFVTIASEQFGTNLRATVTTTVPNFVRGALIPITWAFLYFKGEFGMINAGFIMMGILTAISLFSLSQLKETFGKDLNYIDEFI
- a CDS encoding 3-hydroxybutyryl-CoA dehydrogenase, coding for MKNVAVIGSGTMGSGIAHTFAQHGYEVLLIDTNSQALERALKNIASNMDRQISKGSLTADEKNAALQRIKTSTLLTDITEETGLVIEAATENKDIKLNIFKQLDHICSSDIILASNTSSISITEIAAITQNAQRVVGMHFMNPVPLMKLVEVIRGKGTSDCVTTKVMDIARALEKVPVEVNDAPGFVANRILMPMINEAIYTLAEGVSGVTEIDLVMKLGMSHPMGPLQLADFIGLDVCLAIMNVLYDGFNAAKYAPCPLLVDMVAAGNMGIKSGLGFYDYSEKSKELRVSARFL
- the gyrA gene encoding DNA gyrase subunit A, translated to MAEGIENDNTNNEDKIISINIDEEMRSAYIDYSMSVIVSRALPDVRDGLKPVHRRVLFGMLDLGLNNNKPYKKSARIVGEVMGKYHPHGDSSVYDTMVRMAQDFSLRYPLVEGQGNYGTIDGDNPAAMRYTEARLEKMAEELLADINKDTIDFQLNFDDSLEEPTVLPSKFPNLLVNGASGIAVGMATNMAPHNLSEVIDATIALIDNRDIEISELVKYVKGPDFPTGAIIYGTEGPREALETGRGRVVIRARAEIETYGGGDRERIIVSEIPYQVNKANMIERTADLVNEKKLEGISAIRDESNREGIRIVYEIRRDANASIVLNNLFKYTALQTSFSVNNIALVHGRPMLLNLKDLIHHFVEHRHEVVIRRTKFELAEAEKRAHILEGLLIALDHLDEVIKLIRASQTPDEAREGLISQFGLTDLQARAILDMTLRRLTGLERDKIKEEYAALMKLIEHLTAILNDEGMRMQIIKDELSEIKDKYGDERKTEIVHSSAEMQTEDFIEDEDVVITISHEGYIKRTPLTEYRRQGRGGKGSLGSNSRDADFIEHLLIASNHNYMLFFTEQGQCFWLRVFEIPEGSRTSKGRAIQNIINIPKEEKIKAYIKVVNLKDKDYLENNFIIMCTRKGVIKKTSLEAYSRPRANGINAINVNEGDSLLEANLTSGSSEIVMALSSGRAIRFNESTVRPMGRTATGVRGITLDSEKDEVVGMISIDNPETTVLVVSEKGYGKRTDIDDYRVTNRGGKGVKTLNVTDKTGNLVAIKGVTDKEDLMIINKSGIIIRIAVSELRVMGRATQGVRLITLKGEDEIASVAKIEHDEEEDSQNNEGEDAVENNDNPEETTE
- the bioD gene encoding dethiobiotin synthase yields the protein MSKRPLFITGIGTGVGKTIVAAILTESLKADYWKPVQSGDLDNSDTMKVQSLVSNKKTVFHPERYRLTQPYSPHKSADIDGVTINLSSFKLPQTDNTLIVEGAGGLMVPLNNKDLMVDLIKQLDAEVIMVVQHYLGSINHTLLSLSLLYSKNITIKAIIFNGDTDEYSENVIKAHTKGETIIRIPQLSVFDKSTIAAQKIVF
- a CDS encoding cold-shock protein, coding for MKTGKVKWFNTQKGFGFIITEEGKDLFVHFKDVQGGVNAIKDNDSVQYDVEEGRKGLQAVNVKKI